In a single window of the Sphingosinicella microcystinivorans genome:
- a CDS encoding TetR/AcrR family transcriptional regulator — MPKPISEIRKPEIVHAAIKAIGRDGLPMPSYDSIAKEADMSRQLIRHYFPDPEGLMVAVCDALAAGYRDCLMKGIIEAAATERLPIFLDFYFNFLAGNPKPKDDAVYDAMFSLAAGSEAVRMNLNGQYNLLQYTIAHEIQISNPAMSQKACREIAYLFVVLMYGHWKMVATLGFSEACNRVTREAVDRLIESYVRNYHDPDLD; from the coding sequence ATGCCGAAGCCCATTTCTGAAATCCGCAAGCCCGAGATCGTGCATGCCGCCATCAAGGCGATCGGCCGCGACGGCCTGCCCATGCCCTCCTACGATTCGATCGCGAAGGAGGCGGACATGTCGCGGCAGCTGATCCGGCATTATTTCCCCGATCCCGAGGGGCTGATGGTCGCCGTGTGCGACGCGCTGGCGGCGGGCTATCGCGACTGCCTGATGAAGGGCATCATCGAGGCGGCGGCGACCGAGCGCCTGCCGATATTCCTCGATTTCTACTTCAACTTCCTCGCGGGCAACCCGAAGCCGAAGGACGACGCCGTCTACGACGCGATGTTCTCGCTCGCGGCGGGTTCCGAGGCCGTGCGCATGAACCTCAATGGGCAGTACAATCTGCTCCAGTACACGATCGCGCACGAGATCCAGATCAGCAACCCGGCAATGAGCCAGAAGGCGTGCCGCGAGATCGCCTACCTGTTCGTCGTGCTGATGTACGGTCACTGGAAGATGGTGGCGACGCTCGGCTTTTCCGAAGCGTGCAACCGGGTGACGCGCGAGGCGGTGGACCGGCTGATCGAGTCCTACGTGCGGAACTACCACGACCCCGATCTCGATTGA
- a CDS encoding CDP-alcohol phosphatidyltransferase family protein: MSSATRIQRIAAARTPKPGETGTVVADTRFTFDPQWYDWIAARPGAALTLGSRPVLANVPPERAEAVRDAIESGSGTWAEGLAVTAYEDGITIYNAALRKRERPFLMELVPANVRAIERASYFGAYKGVTDILTKYLWPEWALVLTRVAARIGMTPNVVTTIGAALCVWATFLFWDGRYWTGMAAGLAFMVLDTVDGKLARCTITSSWWGNVFDHGLDLVHPPFWWYAWGVGLAAHGLALAPDVFWTVMAVMVGGYVLQRLIEGWFIHVAGMHIHVWQKVDTDFRLITARRNPNMVILFVSAIFSRPDLGLLAVTAWTVLSLVFHFVRLLQAIAARRRGEALTSWLSDGSAA; the protein is encoded by the coding sequence ATGTCGTCCGCCACGCGGATACAGCGGATCGCCGCCGCGCGAACACCGAAGCCGGGCGAGACGGGCACGGTCGTCGCCGACACACGCTTCACCTTCGATCCGCAGTGGTACGACTGGATCGCGGCCCGGCCCGGCGCGGCGCTGACGCTCGGCAGCCGCCCGGTGCTGGCAAACGTGCCGCCGGAGCGCGCCGAAGCGGTGCGCGATGCCATCGAGTCGGGCAGCGGCACGTGGGCCGAAGGGCTCGCCGTCACCGCCTACGAGGACGGCATCACCATCTACAACGCCGCGCTCAGGAAGCGCGAGCGCCCGTTCCTGATGGAACTCGTGCCTGCGAATGTCCGCGCCATCGAGCGCGCGAGCTATTTCGGCGCCTACAAGGGCGTCACCGACATCCTCACCAAGTATCTCTGGCCGGAATGGGCGCTGGTGCTCACCCGTGTCGCCGCGCGCATCGGCATGACGCCCAACGTCGTGACGACGATCGGCGCGGCGCTCTGCGTCTGGGCGACGTTCCTGTTCTGGGACGGCCGCTACTGGACGGGCATGGCCGCCGGTCTCGCCTTCATGGTGCTCGACACCGTCGACGGCAAGCTCGCGCGCTGCACGATCACCTCCTCGTGGTGGGGCAACGTCTTCGATCACGGGCTCGATCTCGTGCATCCGCCCTTCTGGTGGTACGCATGGGGCGTCGGCCTTGCCGCGCACGGCCTCGCGCTCGCGCCCGACGTGTTCTGGACGGTCATGGCCGTGATGGTCGGCGGCTATGTGCTGCAGCGCCTGATCGAAGGCTGGTTCATCCATGTCGCCGGAATGCACATCCACGTCTGGCAGAAGGTCGACACCGATTTCCGCCTGATCACCGCGCGCCGCAACCCGAACATGGTGATCCTGTTCGTCAGCGCGATCTTCTCGCGCCCCGACCTCGGCCTTCTCGCCGTCACGGCATGGACGGTGCTCAGCCTCGTCTTCCATTTCGTCCGGCTGCTGCAGGCGATCGCTGCGCGGCGGCGGGGCGAGGCGCTCACCTCGTGGCTCAGCGACGGGAGCGCGGCATGA
- a CDS encoding TetR/AcrR family transcriptional regulator, producing MTSTTGQTKRHRARRQTPALRRQDLLAVTISCLAQLGPRGTTGREICRRAGVSHGLLRHYFSNPDNLLLETYQELCDSFIARFEEELAAQYADPWKTIDRLFEVHFSDEWSNPDILGAWIAFWALVRNSPEFAAVSVDYNARLHALLDQAVARLPAGPVPPRDIAALVSATMDGLWLDYSLSSERLPRARALGLARTMLRRLAPPD from the coding sequence ATGACGTCCACGACAGGACAAACGAAACGGCACCGCGCGCGCCGCCAGACACCGGCGCTGCGGCGTCAGGACCTGCTCGCCGTGACGATCAGCTGTCTCGCGCAGCTTGGGCCGCGCGGCACGACGGGGCGCGAGATATGCCGGCGCGCGGGCGTGTCGCACGGGCTGCTGCGCCATTATTTCAGCAATCCCGACAACCTGCTGCTCGAAACCTATCAGGAGCTTTGCGACAGCTTCATCGCGCGCTTCGAGGAGGAACTCGCCGCACAGTACGCGGACCCGTGGAAGACGATCGACCGGCTGTTCGAGGTGCATTTCAGCGACGAATGGTCGAACCCTGACATCCTCGGCGCGTGGATCGCCTTCTGGGCGCTCGTCCGCAACAGTCCCGAATTCGCCGCCGTGAGCGTGGACTACAACGCGCGGCTGCACGCGCTGCTCGATCAGGCCGTGGCGCGGCTTCCCGCCGGTCCGGTGCCGCCGCGCGACATCGCGGCGCTGGTCTCGGCGACGATGGACGGGCTGTGGCTCGATTACAGCCTCTCGTCCGAACGGCTGCCGCGCGCGCGTGCGCTCGGCCTTGCGCGCACCATGCTGCGTCGGCTGGCGCCGCCGGATTGA
- the ubiT gene encoding ubiquinone anaerobic biosynthesis accessory factor UbiT, whose protein sequence is MPLAPSLSARRWFRPRRPRASSPALLLVQPVLNRIVRDITRQLPELFARLGPYCRSRFLIDARDMPFLLLLRPDPGRPVFAAWPRSAEPECDARISGSFRDLLGLIDGGTDGDALFFSRDLDITGNLEAVVCLRNAIDDVDGALADRVAGALGPAGHIAWALLLRRHRRARGGNGR, encoded by the coding sequence ATGCCGCTCGCTCCATCCCTTTCCGCGCGTCGCTGGTTTCGGCCGCGCAGGCCGCGCGCCTCCTCACCGGCGCTGTTGCTCGTCCAGCCGGTCCTGAACCGGATCGTGCGGGACATCACGCGCCAGCTTCCCGAGTTGTTCGCCCGGCTCGGGCCGTATTGTCGGAGCCGCTTCCTGATCGACGCCCGCGACATGCCGTTCCTGCTGCTGCTGCGCCCCGATCCCGGCAGGCCGGTCTTCGCCGCGTGGCCGCGCAGCGCCGAACCGGAATGCGACGCCCGCATTTCCGGCAGCTTCCGAGACCTTCTGGGGCTTATCGACGGCGGAACGGACGGCGACGCGCTGTTCTTTTCGCGCGACCTCGACATCACCGGCAATCTGGAAGCGGTGGTATGCCTGCGCAACGCCATCGACGACGTGGACGGCGCGCTGGCCGACCGGGTGGCGGGCGCCCTCGGCCCGGCGGGCCACATCGCATGGGCGCTGCTGCTGCGGCGCCATCGACGCGCACGCGGCGGGAACGGCCGGTGA
- a CDS encoding TonB family protein, with the protein MAGWVHKIAIAAVVAFGFGGAAHAADWTSTVTRLIAAQHSYPRSAQIRGDQGTAKVRISVDAGGKITGVELVKPTGSQILDREAVRIPQKIGTVPPPPGGPTQLVIPIAWKLT; encoded by the coding sequence ATGGCAGGGTGGGTTCACAAGATTGCGATAGCCGCGGTCGTCGCCTTCGGATTCGGAGGGGCGGCACACGCGGCCGACTGGACATCAACCGTGACGCGGCTCATCGCCGCGCAGCACTCCTATCCGCGCAGTGCGCAGATTCGGGGCGACCAGGGCACGGCCAAGGTGCGGATCAGCGTGGATGCCGGGGGCAAGATCACCGGCGTCGAGCTCGTCAAGCCGACGGGATCGCAGATCCTCGACCGCGAGGCGGTGCGTATTCCGCAGAAGATCGGCACCGTGCCGCCCCCGCCGGGCGGTCCGACCCAGCTGGTGATCCCGATCGCCTGGAAACTGACCTGA
- a CDS encoding methyl-accepting chemotaxis protein has translation MIARVDVSRFVSIITHWKISKKVLVSYGIGGLAMAVLAMVATGSLLVTRSTVSEVTRLADSARSIARAHSTAMTAQGRIKDYVIRPDAALVAEVNESLDAAQDALKRAEEGAAIVGEEATLARIDRLRGVFRTEFRGIVENQTAITRLVAGEIETKGPEIGAALHDIVTASHRAGDHQTSYQAALALETYSLLRVDVNRYLSAPSPEIVKQTKADLLNLEDALNGVFEGLTDPALTRKADGIIVSLVAYDKAFDEIVQRTSDRDSAVDRLLGKTGPAFERNVQAFSQAIADQQGTADFAAQAAAGGAIFITLLAGAAGVGISVVAGVLTNLLIARPIAGMANAMLALARGETGTRIEGAQRRDEVGDMARAVAVFKDNATEVEQRRRAAQENERREREREEAARAEREAERLRAAAEKRAAINELADAFEASVQHVAAAVGSAARQIAAGSQQVSDAARSSAVLVTDVAVSAEEASHNALTVANASEEMARSLAEVSHRVVESSAMSEQAVSRARATDEIVTGLSIDAEKIGEIVGLINSIAEQTNLLALNATIEAARAGEAGRGFAVVASEIKALANQTSKATIDINQRIGAIQSVTRETVGAIEEIVATIGEINGIAATVAAAVEQQAATTSEIARNTHQASDSTHAVARNIDQVRTGVEATGIAAKDALDAAADLNRQASTLTTEVDRFLARVRAA, from the coding sequence TTGATCGCGCGCGTTGACGTGTCGCGTTTTGTTTCGATCATAACCCACTGGAAGATCAGCAAGAAGGTCCTGGTGAGTTACGGCATCGGCGGACTCGCGATGGCGGTTCTCGCGATGGTCGCCACCGGCTCGCTGCTCGTCACCCGCTCAACGGTTTCCGAAGTCACCCGCCTCGCCGACAGCGCCCGCTCGATCGCCCGCGCCCACAGCACCGCGATGACGGCGCAGGGCCGCATCAAGGATTATGTGATCCGCCCCGACGCCGCGCTCGTCGCCGAGGTCAATGAAAGCCTCGATGCGGCGCAGGACGCGCTGAAGCGCGCCGAGGAGGGCGCCGCGATCGTGGGCGAGGAAGCCACGCTTGCGCGCATCGACCGGCTGCGCGGCGTTTTCCGCACCGAATTCCGCGGCATCGTCGAGAACCAGACCGCGATCACCCGCCTCGTCGCGGGCGAGATCGAGACCAAGGGGCCGGAAATCGGCGCCGCGCTCCACGACATCGTCACGGCGAGCCACCGCGCGGGCGACCATCAGACCTCCTATCAGGCGGCGCTCGCGCTCGAGACCTATTCGCTGCTGCGGGTCGATGTGAACCGCTACCTCTCCGCGCCCTCGCCGGAGATCGTCAAGCAGACCAAGGCCGACCTCCTCAACCTCGAGGACGCGCTGAACGGCGTGTTCGAGGGTCTCACGGACCCGGCGCTCACCCGCAAGGCCGATGGTATCATCGTCAGCCTCGTTGCCTACGACAAGGCGTTCGACGAGATCGTGCAGCGCACCAGCGACCGCGACTCCGCCGTCGACCGCTTGCTCGGCAAGACCGGCCCGGCGTTCGAGCGCAACGTGCAGGCGTTCTCGCAGGCGATCGCCGACCAGCAGGGCACGGCTGACTTCGCCGCGCAGGCGGCAGCGGGCGGCGCCATCTTCATCACGCTCCTCGCCGGTGCCGCCGGCGTCGGCATTTCGGTGGTGGCGGGCGTCCTCACCAATCTGCTCATCGCCCGGCCGATCGCGGGGATGGCGAACGCCATGCTCGCCCTTGCCCGCGGCGAAACCGGCACGCGCATCGAGGGCGCGCAGCGCCGCGACGAGGTCGGCGACATGGCGCGCGCTGTCGCCGTGTTCAAGGACAATGCGACCGAAGTCGAGCAGCGCCGCCGCGCCGCGCAGGAAAACGAGCGCCGCGAACGCGAGCGCGAGGAAGCCGCCCGTGCCGAGCGCGAAGCCGAGCGCCTGCGCGCGGCCGCGGAGAAGCGCGCCGCCATCAACGAACTTGCCGACGCGTTCGAGGCAAGCGTGCAGCATGTCGCCGCCGCCGTCGGCAGCGCGGCGCGCCAGATCGCCGCAGGCTCGCAGCAGGTGAGCGATGCGGCGCGCAGCAGCGCCGTGCTCGTCACGGATGTCGCCGTATCCGCCGAGGAAGCCAGCCACAACGCGCTCACCGTCGCCAACGCATCGGAGGAAATGGCCCGCTCGCTCGCCGAGGTCTCGCACCGCGTCGTCGAATCCTCGGCCATGTCGGAGCAGGCGGTGTCGCGCGCCCGCGCGACCGACGAGATCGTCACCGGCCTCTCGATCGACGCCGAGAAGATCGGCGAGATCGTCGGCCTCATCAACTCGATCGCCGAGCAGACCAACTTGCTCGCGCTCAACGCCACCATCGAGGCGGCACGCGCCGGCGAGGCCGGGCGCGGCTTCGCGGTCGTCGCCAGCGAGATCAAGGCGCTCGCGAACCAGACCAGCAAGGCCACCATCGACATCAACCAGCGTATCGGCGCGATCCAGTCGGTGACGCGCGAGACGGTCGGCGCCATCGAGGAGATCGTCGCCACCATCGGCGAGATCAACGGCATCGCCGCCACGGTCGCCGCCGCCGTCGAGCAGCAGGCCGCGACCACGTCCGAGATCGCGCGCAACACGCACCAGGCGTCCGACAGCACGCACGCCGTCGCGCGCAACATCGATCAGGTCCGCACCGGCGTCGAGGCGACCGGCATCGCCGCGAAGGACGCGCTCGACGCCGCCGCCGACCTCAACCGGCAGGCGAGCACGCTCACCACCGAGGTCGACCGCTTCCTCGCCCGCGTCCGCGCCGCCTGA
- a CDS encoding succinate dehydrogenase iron-sulfur subunit, with product MAEFTLPKNSKVNGKGKVHKAPEGTTRKRMFSIYRWSPDDGENPRMDSYEVDLDSCGPMVLDALIKIKNEVDPTLTFRRSCREGICGSCSMNIDGSNTLACTKPIDEVKGDVQITPLPHMEVVKDLVPDFKHFYAQYASIKPWLQTVSTTPSGKERIQSPEDREKLDGLYECILCACCSTGCPSYWWNSDKFLGPAILLQAYRWLADSRDEMSGERLDALEDPFRLYRCHTIMNCTNVCPKGLNPAKAIAEIKKMMVERQL from the coding sequence ATGGCCGAATTCACGCTTCCGAAGAACAGCAAGGTGAACGGCAAGGGCAAGGTGCACAAGGCCCCCGAAGGCACCACGCGCAAGCGCATGTTCAGCATCTACCGCTGGTCTCCGGACGATGGCGAGAACCCGCGCATGGACAGCTACGAGGTCGATCTCGACAGCTGCGGCCCGATGGTCCTCGACGCGCTCATCAAGATCAAGAACGAGGTCGATCCGACGCTGACCTTCCGCCGCTCGTGCCGCGAGGGCATCTGCGGATCGTGCTCGATGAACATCGACGGCTCGAACACGCTCGCCTGCACGAAGCCGATCGACGAGGTGAAGGGCGACGTGCAGATCACGCCGCTGCCGCACATGGAGGTCGTGAAGGACCTCGTGCCCGACTTCAAGCACTTCTACGCCCAGTACGCCTCGATCAAGCCGTGGCTGCAGACCGTCTCGACGACGCCCTCGGGCAAGGAGCGCATCCAGTCCCCGGAGGATCGCGAGAAGCTGGACGGGCTCTACGAGTGCATCCTTTGCGCCTGCTGCTCGACGGGCTGCCCGAGCTACTGGTGGAATTCCGACAAGTTCCTGGGCCCCGCGATCCTGCTGCAGGCCTACCGCTGGCTCGCGGACAGCCGCGACGAGATGAGCGGCGAGCGCCTCGACGCGCTGGAGGACCCGTTCCGCCTCTATCGCTGCCACACCATCATGAACTGCACGAACGTCTGTCCCAAGGGTCTGAACCCGGCAAAGGCGATCGCGGAGATCAAGAAGATGATGGTGGAGCGCCAGCTCTAG
- the fliN gene encoding flagellar motor switch protein FliN — translation MMDDLRPDYEPARALAAEVPPEEAADVLRSAAELESVFDVPVRVQAVLGRSAVEVSQLLKLAPGAVIELDRRVGEAIDIFVNDRLVARGEVVLVDEHLGVTMTEIVKQER, via the coding sequence ATGATGGACGATCTGCGTCCCGACTATGAACCCGCCCGCGCGCTCGCGGCGGAGGTGCCGCCCGAGGAGGCAGCCGACGTGCTGCGCAGCGCGGCCGAGCTTGAATCGGTGTTCGACGTGCCCGTGCGCGTGCAGGCCGTGCTCGGCCGCTCGGCGGTCGAGGTCAGCCAGCTCCTGAAGCTCGCGCCCGGCGCGGTCATCGAGCTCGACCGCCGCGTCGGCGAGGCCATCGATATCTTCGTGAACGACCGGCTCGTCGCGCGCGGCGAAGTCGTGCTCGTCGACGAGCACCTCGGCGTCACCATGACGGAAATCGTGAAGCAGGAGCGCTGA
- a CDS encoding ABC-F family ATP-binding cassette domain-containing protein: MLNINGITVRLGGRVILDGATASLPTGSRVGLIGRNGAGKSTLMRVMCGLLEADGGEIETASRARIGYIAQEAPAGTATPLETVLAADTERAALLAESETATDPDRISEIHERLNAIDAWTAEARAARILVGLGFDEEMQGRPLDSYSGGWKMRVALAALLFSEPDLLLLDEPSNHLDLEATLWLENFLKSYRATMIVISHERDLLNNVVDHILHLEGGKITLYPGGYDAFERQRAERLAQIEAARAAQTRQREKLQDYIARNSARASTARQAQSRAKALARMQPIAAIAEDPSLSFEFPNPGELKPPLVTLDMASVGYTEGSPVLSRLNLRLDPDDRVALLGRNGNGKTTLARLLAAQLPPMDGEMRTAGKMRVGYFTQYQVEELDTDDTPLEHMTRIMKGATPGAVRAQLGRFGFSGDKALTKVGKLSGGERARLALALITREAPHMLILDEPTNHLDVDSREALVQALNGYSGAVVLVSHDRHMLELTADRLVLVDGGRAEDFVGSIDDYTDFVLGRSADRPASAPAPGNRKDARKAAADTREQTKRLRAAVKTAEAEIARLSAERSAVDRAMFDPSSADSAHAKKTMTELMKLRADLSDRIEAAEAEWLVASEALEIAA; encoded by the coding sequence ATGCTCAACATCAACGGCATCACCGTGCGGCTTGGTGGCCGCGTCATTCTGGACGGCGCGACCGCGTCGCTGCCCACGGGAAGCCGCGTCGGGCTGATCGGGCGCAACGGCGCGGGCAAGTCGACGCTGATGCGCGTCATGTGCGGCCTGCTGGAGGCCGACGGCGGCGAGATCGAGACCGCGAGCCGCGCGCGCATCGGCTATATCGCGCAGGAGGCCCCGGCCGGAACCGCGACGCCGCTCGAAACCGTGCTCGCGGCGGACACGGAGCGCGCGGCGCTGCTCGCCGAGTCCGAGACCGCGACCGATCCCGACCGCATTTCCGAGATCCACGAACGCCTGAACGCCATCGACGCGTGGACGGCGGAGGCGCGGGCGGCGCGCATCCTCGTCGGCCTCGGCTTCGACGAGGAGATGCAGGGCCGCCCGCTCGACAGCTATTCGGGCGGATGGAAGATGCGCGTCGCGCTCGCCGCGCTGCTCTTCTCGGAGCCCGACCTGCTGCTGCTCGACGAGCCTTCGAACCACCTCGATCTCGAGGCGACGCTGTGGCTCGAGAACTTCCTGAAGAGCTACCGCGCGACGATGATCGTCATCAGTCACGAGCGCGACTTACTTAACAATGTAGTCGACCACATCCTGCATCTCGAAGGTGGCAAGATCACCCTCTACCCCGGCGGCTACGACGCATTCGAGCGGCAGCGCGCCGAGCGGCTGGCTCAGATCGAGGCGGCGCGCGCCGCGCAGACCCGCCAGCGCGAGAAGCTGCAGGACTACATCGCCCGCAACAGCGCCCGCGCGAGCACCGCGCGGCAGGCGCAGTCGCGCGCCAAGGCGCTTGCGAGGATGCAGCCGATCGCGGCGATCGCCGAAGACCCCAGCCTCAGCTTCGAGTTCCCGAACCCGGGCGAACTGAAGCCCCCGCTCGTCACGCTCGACATGGCGTCGGTCGGCTACACCGAAGGCAGCCCGGTCCTCTCGCGCCTCAACCTCCGGCTCGACCCGGACGACCGCGTGGCGCTGCTCGGACGCAACGGCAACGGCAAGACCACCCTCGCCCGCCTGCTCGCCGCGCAGCTTCCGCCGATGGACGGCGAGATGCGCACCGCGGGCAAGATGCGCGTCGGCTACTTCACCCAGTACCAGGTGGAGGAGCTGGACACGGACGACACGCCGCTCGAACACATGACGCGCATCATGAAGGGCGCGACGCCCGGCGCCGTCCGTGCGCAGCTCGGCCGCTTCGGCTTCTCGGGCGACAAGGCGCTGACCAAGGTCGGCAAGCTCTCGGGCGGCGAGCGCGCGCGGCTGGCGCTCGCGCTCATCACACGCGAGGCGCCGCACATGCTGATCCTCGACGAGCCGACCAACCACCTCGACGTCGATTCGCGCGAGGCGCTCGTGCAGGCGCTGAACGGCTATTCGGGCGCCGTCGTGCTCGTCAGCCACGACCGCCACATGCTGGAGCTGACCGCCGACCGACTGGTGCTGGTGGACGGCGGCCGCGCCGAGGACTTCGTGGGCAGCATCGACGATTACACGGACTTCGTGCTCGGCAGGTCGGCGGACCGGCCCGCGAGCGCCCCGGCTCCCGGCAACCGCAAGGACGCCCGCAAGGCGGCCGCCGACACGCGCGAACAGACGAAGCGCCTGCGCGCCGCCGTCAAGACCGCCGAAGCCGAGATCGCCAGACTGAGCGCCGAGCGCAGCGCCGTGGATCGCGCGATGTTCGACCCGTCGTCGGCGGATTCCGCGCACGCGAAGAAGACCATGACCGAACTGATGAAGCTCCGCGCCGACCTGTCGGACCGCATCGAAGCCGCCGAAGCCGAATGGCTCGTGGCATCGGAAGCGCTGGAGATCGCGGCATAG
- a CDS encoding alginate export family protein yields MTSMFIRALPLVAAFAGLALAAPRAQAAEAERARQVLVPYADIRYRIETVDQQGLPHDATASTLRVRAGVRTAEWLGLSAQIEGEAIATIGSEKFNDTINGRTGYPVVADPEDVLLNQVFVKWRPLAEAEAVVGRQAVNIDNQRWIGSVGWRQNDQTLDAVRVTAKPAKGVVFDYLHAWRINRVFGTDSPQGVWRDVNVHGARLAYAFGGVGTLSGYGYWLDIPASPVSSSATLGIRFAGERAIAPDLKLLYSAEYADQRDHGPNPADFSLDYGAVEGGLAYGAASVRIGWERLGGNGTAAVQTPLATLHAFNGWADKFLSTPANGLRDLYVDLGYRLTGDGPLKGASFRLAWHDFRSVRGDLSYGREWGASATFPVHKSVTLVAKVARYDADEFATDTTKTWLAAEVKF; encoded by the coding sequence ATGACCAGCATGTTCATCCGCGCCTTGCCGTTGGTCGCCGCCTTTGCTGGTCTTGCCCTTGCCGCTCCCCGCGCGCAGGCCGCGGAGGCAGAGCGCGCCCGGCAGGTCCTCGTCCCCTATGCCGATATTCGCTACCGGATCGAGACGGTCGACCAGCAAGGCCTTCCGCACGACGCCACCGCGTCGACCCTGCGGGTGCGCGCCGGTGTTCGCACCGCGGAATGGCTGGGCCTGTCCGCCCAGATCGAGGGCGAGGCGATCGCCACCATCGGATCGGAAAAGTTCAACGACACGATCAACGGCCGGACCGGCTATCCTGTCGTCGCCGACCCGGAGGACGTCCTCCTCAATCAGGTGTTCGTGAAGTGGCGGCCGCTGGCCGAGGCGGAAGCCGTGGTGGGACGGCAGGCGGTCAATATCGACAACCAGCGCTGGATCGGTTCGGTCGGCTGGCGGCAGAACGACCAGACGCTGGACGCGGTCCGCGTCACGGCGAAGCCCGCGAAGGGCGTCGTCTTCGATTACCTGCACGCATGGCGGATCAATCGCGTATTCGGAACGGACTCTCCGCAAGGCGTGTGGCGCGACGTGAATGTCCACGGCGCGCGGCTGGCCTATGCCTTCGGCGGCGTGGGAACATTGTCCGGATACGGCTACTGGCTCGATATTCCGGCGTCGCCCGTATCGTCCAGCGCGACGCTCGGCATACGCTTTGCCGGCGAGCGCGCCATCGCGCCCGATCTGAAGCTGCTTTACAGCGCCGAATACGCCGATCAACGCGATCATGGTCCGAACCCGGCGGACTTCAGCCTCGATTACGGCGCGGTCGAGGGGGGGCTTGCCTATGGCGCTGCGTCCGTGCGGATCGGCTGGGAGCGTCTGGGCGGAAACGGCACGGCGGCCGTGCAGACGCCGCTGGCGACGCTGCACGCCTTCAACGGCTGGGCCGACAAGTTCCTCAGTACCCCGGCGAACGGTTTGCGCGACCTGTATGTCGACCTCGGCTATCGCCTGACCGGGGACGGCCCGTTGAAGGGGGCGAGCTTCCGGCTGGCATGGCACGATTTCCGCTCGGTTCGCGGGGACCTGAGCTATGGCCGGGAATGGGGGGCCTCCGCGACCTTCCCGGTGCACAAGTCCGTGACGCTGGTCGCGAAGGTCGCACGCTACGATGCCGATGAATTCGCCACCGACACGACCAAGACATGGCTCGCTGCCGAGGTGAAATTCTGA
- a CDS encoding HIT family protein, whose translation MNDTILRFGYPATLIAEYDHWLVLLRPAQPTLGSLVLAAKSDATAFADLEPAAYAELARVSRDIEAALRAAVDHAKLNYLMLMMVDPHVHYHVIPRYEGSRGFEGRAFPDAGWPKLPALGEAVALDAAGIAAVSAWLKGFWPAR comes from the coding sequence ATGAACGACACCATCCTCCGCTTCGGCTATCCGGCAACGCTGATCGCCGAATACGATCACTGGCTGGTACTGCTGCGCCCTGCGCAACCCACGCTCGGCAGCCTCGTGCTCGCCGCGAAATCCGACGCGACCGCCTTCGCGGACCTCGAACCCGCGGCCTATGCCGAGCTTGCGCGCGTGAGCCGCGACATCGAGGCCGCGCTGCGCGCCGCTGTCGATCATGCGAAACTCAACTATCTCATGCTGATGATGGTGGACCCGCACGTCCACTACCACGTCATCCCCCGCTACGAGGGCAGCCGCGGCTTCGAAGGCCGCGCGTTCCCGGATGCAGGCTGGCCGAAGCTCCCGGCGCTCGGCGAGGCGGTGGCGCTGGACGCGGCCGGAATCGCCGCCGTTTCGGCATGGCTGAAGGGTTTCTGGCCCGCGCGCTGA